The proteins below are encoded in one region of Panulirus ornatus isolate Po-2019 chromosome 31, ASM3632096v1, whole genome shotgun sequence:
- the LOC139758829 gene encoding pre-mRNA-splicing factor RBM22 isoform X1, translating to MAMSKSTNTYNRQNWEDSDFPILCQTCLGDNPYVRMMRDRYGKECKICTRPFTVFRWCPGARMRFKKTEVCQTCAKIKNVCQTCLLDLEYGLPTQVRDSALSLTDDMPKSDVNKEYYIQNMERQMAATTDGSTAGGILGKTKTHSEMLLRLARTTPYYKRNRPHICSFWVKGECKRGEECPYRHEKPTDPDDPLADQNIKDRYYGVNDPVADKLLKRAAAMPRLEPPEDKSITTLYVGNLGDRIGEKELRDHFYQYGELRSVNVVAKQQYAFVQFTARSAAELAAERTFNKLIIQGRRLNIKWGRSQARQGGIGVGGIEELEGDDTAPQPLEPVPGLPALPPPPEELQNNFFNLPSTAASIPLPPGQAPPAAGAPTIRPPMPPGQAPPRPPAPPPGSLPGGPPPLGTPLGPRPPPGVPPAPPGHLPPLQPPPFFPPHLRAPLRPPPGVRPPTYFPQPPPIPGVGPPPPLTHGIIHYPSQDPTQMGANPDKK from the exons ATGGCTATGTCCAAGTCCACCAACACCTACAACAGACAGAACTGGGAGGATTCG GACTTCCCAATTTTGTGTCAGACTTGTCTCGGAGATAACCCATATGTCCGGATGATGCGCGATCGATATGGGAAGGAATGTAAGATTTGCACAAGACCCTTCACAGTCTTTAGATG GTGCCCTGGTGCAAGAATGAGATTCAAGAAAACAGAGGTATGCCAGACATGTGCCAAGATAAAAAACGTTTGTCAGACTTGTTTGTTAGATCTTGAATATGGTCTCCCAACACAG GTGCGAGACTCTGCCCTCAGCTTGACAGATGATATGCCAAAGAGTGATGTCAACAAAGAGTATTACATCCAAAACATGGAAAGGCAGATGGCTGCCACCACAGATGGTAGCACTGCTGGAGGCATACTAGGGAAAACCAAAACTCACTCAGAAATGCTTCTCCGTTTAGCTCGTACAACTCCATATTACAAGCGTAACAGACCACATATTTGTTCATTTTGGGTtaagggtgaatgcaagagaggaGAAGAATGTCCCTATCGTCATGAAAAGCCTACTGATCCTGATGATCCCCTAGCTGATCAGAATATCAAAGATCGTTACTATGGTGTTAATGATCCTGTTGCTGACAAACTTCTGAAAAGGGCAGCAGCAATGCCAAGGTTGGAGCCCCCAGAAGATAAATCTATTACCACACTATATGTTGGCAATTTGGGTGATAGGATTGGTGAAAAAGAATTACGAGATCATTTTTACCAATATGGTGAATTGCGTAGTGTTAATGTTGTTGCCAAACAGCAGTATGCATTTGTACAGTTTACTGCTCGTTCAGCTGCAGAGCTAGCAGCTGAGCGTACCTTTAATAAGCTCATTATACAGGGTAGACGCCTTAACATCAAGTGGGGTCGATCACAAGCTAGACAGGGAGGAATTGGTGTTGGAGGTATTGAGGAGTTGGAAGGTGATGACACTGCCCCACAGCCATTAGAACCTGTACCTGGCCTCCCtgcacttcctccacctccagaaGAACTACAGAACAACTTCTTTAATTTGCCTTCAACAGCTGCAAGCATACCATTACCACCTGGTCAGGCACCCCCAGCTGCTGGTGCTCCAACTATACGTCCTCCTATGCCTCCAGGTCAAGCCCCTCCCAGACCCCCCGCACCACCTCCAGGTAGTCTCCCAGGAGGACCGCCTCCTCTAGGTACACCTCTaggtcctcgtcctcctcctggtGTCCCTCCAGCCCCTCCAGGTCATTTACCACCTCTGcagcctcccccctttttcccccctcatttACGTGCACCTTTGCGTCCTCCTCCGGGTGTTCGTCCCCCAACTTActttccacaaccaccaccaattcCTGGTGTTggtcctccacctcccctcactcatggTATAATTCATTATCCTTCACAAGATCCCACTCAGATGGGGGCTAATCCTGACAAAAAATAG
- the LOC139758829 gene encoding pre-mRNA-splicing factor RBM22 isoform X2 — MMRDRYGKECKICTRPFTVFRWCPGARMRFKKTEVCQTCAKIKNVCQTCLLDLEYGLPTQVRDSALSLTDDMPKSDVNKEYYIQNMERQMAATTDGSTAGGILGKTKTHSEMLLRLARTTPYYKRNRPHICSFWVKGECKRGEECPYRHEKPTDPDDPLADQNIKDRYYGVNDPVADKLLKRAAAMPRLEPPEDKSITTLYVGNLGDRIGEKELRDHFYQYGELRSVNVVAKQQYAFVQFTARSAAELAAERTFNKLIIQGRRLNIKWGRSQARQGGIGVGGIEELEGDDTAPQPLEPVPGLPALPPPPEELQNNFFNLPSTAASIPLPPGQAPPAAGAPTIRPPMPPGQAPPRPPAPPPGSLPGGPPPLGTPLGPRPPPGVPPAPPGHLPPLQPPPFFPPHLRAPLRPPPGVRPPTYFPQPPPIPGVGPPPPLTHGIIHYPSQDPTQMGANPDKK; from the exons ATGATGCGCGATCGATATGGGAAGGAATGTAAGATTTGCACAAGACCCTTCACAGTCTTTAGATG GTGCCCTGGTGCAAGAATGAGATTCAAGAAAACAGAGGTATGCCAGACATGTGCCAAGATAAAAAACGTTTGTCAGACTTGTTTGTTAGATCTTGAATATGGTCTCCCAACACAG GTGCGAGACTCTGCCCTCAGCTTGACAGATGATATGCCAAAGAGTGATGTCAACAAAGAGTATTACATCCAAAACATGGAAAGGCAGATGGCTGCCACCACAGATGGTAGCACTGCTGGAGGCATACTAGGGAAAACCAAAACTCACTCAGAAATGCTTCTCCGTTTAGCTCGTACAACTCCATATTACAAGCGTAACAGACCACATATTTGTTCATTTTGGGTtaagggtgaatgcaagagaggaGAAGAATGTCCCTATCGTCATGAAAAGCCTACTGATCCTGATGATCCCCTAGCTGATCAGAATATCAAAGATCGTTACTATGGTGTTAATGATCCTGTTGCTGACAAACTTCTGAAAAGGGCAGCAGCAATGCCAAGGTTGGAGCCCCCAGAAGATAAATCTATTACCACACTATATGTTGGCAATTTGGGTGATAGGATTGGTGAAAAAGAATTACGAGATCATTTTTACCAATATGGTGAATTGCGTAGTGTTAATGTTGTTGCCAAACAGCAGTATGCATTTGTACAGTTTACTGCTCGTTCAGCTGCAGAGCTAGCAGCTGAGCGTACCTTTAATAAGCTCATTATACAGGGTAGACGCCTTAACATCAAGTGGGGTCGATCACAAGCTAGACAGGGAGGAATTGGTGTTGGAGGTATTGAGGAGTTGGAAGGTGATGACACTGCCCCACAGCCATTAGAACCTGTACCTGGCCTCCCtgcacttcctccacctccagaaGAACTACAGAACAACTTCTTTAATTTGCCTTCAACAGCTGCAAGCATACCATTACCACCTGGTCAGGCACCCCCAGCTGCTGGTGCTCCAACTATACGTCCTCCTATGCCTCCAGGTCAAGCCCCTCCCAGACCCCCCGCACCACCTCCAGGTAGTCTCCCAGGAGGACCGCCTCCTCTAGGTACACCTCTaggtcctcgtcctcctcctggtGTCCCTCCAGCCCCTCCAGGTCATTTACCACCTCTGcagcctcccccctttttcccccctcatttACGTGCACCTTTGCGTCCTCCTCCGGGTGTTCGTCCCCCAACTTActttccacaaccaccaccaattcCTGGTGTTggtcctccacctcccctcactcatggTATAATTCATTATCCTTCACAAGATCCCACTCAGATGGGGGCTAATCCTGACAAAAAATAG